In Chaetodon trifascialis isolate fChaTrf1 chromosome 6, fChaTrf1.hap1, whole genome shotgun sequence, one DNA window encodes the following:
- the gapvd1 gene encoding GTPase-activating protein and VPS9 domain-containing protein 1 isoform X6 has protein sequence MVKPDIHTLAHHLKQERLYVASEKQLIQRLNSDVLKTAERLYRAAWIAKQQRINLDRLILTSAEASPAECCQHAKMLEDTQFVDGYKTLGFQETIYGEFLARLRENPRLVASCLVAGERLNQEHTQGVIHTVFTSLYGNCIMQEDESYLLQVLRYLIEFELKESDNPRRLLRRGTCAFSILFKLFSEGLYSAKLFLTATLHEPIMQLLVEDEDHLETDPAKVTERLTPAQQERFGEKGSEGYKQRVQAAVEANEAKLVALVNKFIGYLKQNTYCFPHSLRWIVSQMYKTLSCVERLEVGEVRTMCTDLLLTCFICPAIVNPEQYGIISDAPINEVARFNLMQVGQLLQQLAMADDDADPRRKSSLSKFDKSCVAAFLDVVIGGRAVETPPMSSMNLLEGLSRTVVYITHNQLLVLVDFVRSVMAGDHLREEEHMALETLLANVPQSRTVKSNSLELTPSNTPQLSPATTPANKKNRLPIAAARSRSRTNIAQEGEAEASSQESLQELMPEEVLVISLGTGPQTVPGMMSENEVLNLQMADGAQGDGHADDTKLHGKPDKTLRFSLCSDNLEGISEGPSNRSNSVSSLDLEGESVSELGAGPSGSNGVEALQLLEHEQATTQDNLDDKLRKFEIRDMMGLTDDRDISETVSETWSTDVLGSDFDPNMDEDRLQEIAGAAAENMLGSLLCLPGSGSVLLDPYGSTISETTSEAWSVEVLPSDSEAPDLKQEERLQELESCSGVGSTSDDTEVREVSSRPSTPGLSVVSGISATSEDIPNKIEDLRSECSSDFGGKDSVTSPDGEESGHGAHHLTSPPSQSDSLLAMFDPLSSAEGSSTGTIVRPKVHYARPAHPPPDPPIPEASALGQETRHSLFTPHCLAQAELEHTKQRHSFPDRLVRSRSSDIVCPGRRPTSDPGLNRRVAVEERDPAGAFALGPSSSPSKDSLKGEAEDRKDSDDEKSDRNRPWWKKRFVSAIPKVLYWTAESDVPAPIAAFRKRDKQEKDDISQERIPQDDPLPRQSCQAQAAEDILDKYRNIKRTSPSDGATGGASYDGTGDLCVEDNVHDSPREDTLQNISTDDLPDSASQTAQQHDSKFSFSDAKKKLRLALCSADSVALPIMAPATTRNGLPDHMDSEDNEIVCFLKVQLAEAINLQDKNQMAQIQETTRCVSRFDARTCRKLLAAIAEDYRKRAPYIAYLTRCRQGLQTSQAHLERLLQRVLRDKEVANRYFTTVCVRLLLEHMESRMLDFIKAFQGCTAADDKTAAVEDFLRYLYGAMARDAIWQYASEDQLQDAQMAIERSVMNRIFKLAFYPNQDGDILRDQLFHEHIQRLSKVVTANHKALQVPEVYLKEAPWPSAQSEIRTINAYKTPRDKVQCILRMCSTIMNLLSLANEDSVPGADDFVPVLVFVLIRANPPCLLSTVQYINNFYASRLSGEECYWWMQFTAALEFIKTIDDRK, from the exons ATGGTGAAGCCAGACATCCACACTCTGGCCCACCACCTGAAGCAGGAGCGGCTGTACGTGGCGTCGGAGAAGCAGCTGATCCAGAGGCTCAACAGCGATGTGCTGAAGACCGCCGAGAGGCTGTACCGAGCTGCGTGGATCGCCAAGCAGCAGAGGATCAACCTCGACCGCCTCATTCTCACCAG CGCGGAGGCCTCTCCGGCTGAATGCTGCCAACATGCCAAAATGCTGGAAGACACACAGTTTGTCGATGGCTACAAGACTTTGGGCTTCCAGGAGACCATCTATGGCGAGTTCTTGGCCCGGTTGAGGGAGAATCCCAGACTGGTAGCATCGTGTCTGGTGgcaggagagaggctgaaccAGGAGCACACCCAGGGAGTCATCCATACAGTCTTCACCTCACTTTATGGCAACTGTATCATGCAAGAGGATGAGAGctacctgctgcag GTGTTGCGATACCTGATAGAGTTTGAACTGAAGGAGAGCGACAACCCTCGCCGTCTCCTGCGACGGGGAACCTGTGCCTTCAGCATCCTTTTCAAGCTCTTCTCCGAGGGCCTGTACTCAGCCAAGCTCTTCCTCACTGCTACCCTCCATGAACCCATAatgcagctgctggtggaagATGAAGACCACCTGGAGACTGACCCAGCCAAGGTGACAGAACGCCTCACTCCGGCCCAGCAGGAACGTTTTGGGGAGAAGGGCTCCGAGGGCTACAAACAACGGGTGCAGGCAGCGGTGGAGGCCAACGAAGCCAAACTGGTCGCTCTGGTCAACAAGTTTATCGGTTACCTGAAGCAGAACACCTACTGCTTTCCCCACAGCCTGCGCTGGATAGTGTCACAGATGTACAAGACGTTGTCCTGTGTGGAGCGTCTTGAGGTGGGTGAGGTGCGCACCATGTGTACAGACCTGCTGCTGACCTGCTTCATCTGCCCAGCTATAGTGAATCCAGAGCAGTATGGAATCATCTCAGACGCCCCCATCAACGAAGTGGCCCGCTTCAATCTGATGCAG GTGGGGCAGCTTCTGCAGCAGTTGGCCAtggctgatgatgatgcagaCCCAAGACGTAAAAGCAGTTTGTCCAAATTTGACAAG AGTTGTGTTGCTGCCTTTCTGGATGTGGTGATCGGCGGAAGAGCGGTCGAGACCCCACCCATGTCCTCCATGAACCTCCTCGAAGGCCTCAGTAGGACTGTGGTCTATATTACGCATAATCAGCTGCTCGTGCTG GTGGACTTTGTGCGGAGCGTGATGGCAGGGGACCATCTTCGGGAGGAGGAGCACATGGCTCTGGAGACCCTGCTTGCCAACGTGCCCCAGAGTCGAACTGTGAAGAGCAACAGCCTGGAGCTCACTCCCTCCAACACCCCCCAGCTCTCCCCAGCCACCACTCCTGCCAACAAGAAGAACAGGCTCCCCATAG CAGCTGCTCGGAGCCGCAGCCGTACCAACATCGCCcaggagggggaggcagaggcCAGCTCCCAAGAATCCCTGCAGGAGCTGATGCCAGAGGAGGTGCTGGTGATCTCACTGGGAACTGGTCCTCAGACCGTCCCTGGGATGATGTCAGAGAATGAG GTTTTGAACCTGCAGATGGCTGATGGGGCCCAGGGGGACGGCCATGCTGATGATACTAAGCTGCATGGGAAACCAGACAAAACCCTGCGCTTCTCCCTCTGCAGCGACAACTTGGAAGGCATCTCAGAGG GTCCATCCAATCGCTCGaactctgtgtcctctctggaCCTGGAGGGAGAGTCTGTTTCTGAGCTGGGAGCCGGACCGTCAGGGAGCAACGGGGTGGAGGCTCTGCAGCTTCTGGAGCATGAACAgg CCACCACTCAGGACAACCTGGACGACAAACTGCGCAAGTTTGAGATCAGAGACATGATGGGTCTGACGGATGATCGGGACATTTCTGAGACTGTCAGTGAAACTTGGAGCACCGATGTGCTCGGCAGCGACTTCGACCCCAACATGGATGAAGATCGGCTGCAGGAAATAGCAG GGGCGGCTGCAGAGAACATGCTCGGCAGCCTGCTGTGTCTTCCTGGCTCGGGTTCAGTGCTGCTGGACCCCTATGGCTCCACCATCTCCGAGACCACGAGCGAGGCCTGGAGCGTGGAGGTGCTTCCCAGCGACTCAG AAGCCCCAGACCTGAAGCAGGAGGAGCgtctgcaggagctggagagctGCTCAGGGGTCGGCAGCACCTCAGACGACACCGAGGTCAGAGAGGTCAGCTCGAGACCCAGCACGCCGGGCCTCAGCGTCGTGTCCG GTATCAGCGCGACCTCAGAAGACATCCCGAACAAGATCGAGGACCTGCGGTCAGAGTGCAGCTCAGACTTTGGAGGGAAGGACTCTGTGACCAGTCCAGATGGGGAGGAGTCAGGCCACG gaGCGCACCATCTGACATCCCCGCCCTCACAGTCTGATTCCTTGCTGGCCATGTTCGatcccctctcctctgctgaag GTTCCTCCACCGGAACAATAGTGAGGCCTAAAGTGCACTACGCCAGGCCCGCTCACCCTCCCCCCGATCCTCCCATCCCTGAAGCCAGTGCCCTGGGGCAGGAGACACGCCACTCTCTCTTCACGCCTCACTGCCTGGCCCAGGCCGAGCTGGAGCACACCAAGCAGCGCCACTCCTTCCCTGACAGGCTGGTCCGCAGCCGCAGCTCTGACATCGTGTGCCCAGGCCGCCGGCCCACAAGCGACCCCGGCCTTAACCGGCGGGTGGCAGTCGAAGAGCGCGACCCTGCCGGGGCCTTCGCCTTAGGACCGTCCTCGTCCCCCAGCAAGGACTCCCTGAAAGGAGAG GCAGAGGACAGGAAAGACAGCGACGACGAGAAGTCTGATCGCAACAGGCCATGGTGGAAGAAACGCTTCGTGTCAGCCATTCCCAAAG TGCTGTATTGGACGGCTGAGAGTGATGTCCCAG ctcccaTAGCAGCGTTTCGGAAAAGGGACAAGCAGGAGAAAGACGACATTTCCCAGGAGCGTATCCCACAAG ACGACCCGCTGCCCAGACAGAGCTGTCAAGCACAGGCAGCTGAAGACATCCTGGACAAGTACAGGAACATCAAGAGGACCAGCCCGAGTGATGGCGCCACCGGCGGAGCTTCGTACGACGGGACAGGAG ATCTTTGTGTTGAGGACAACGTGCACGACTCTCCCAGAGAAGACACTCTGCAGAACATTTCCACAGATGACCTTCCAGACTCAGCCAGCCAGACAGCGCAGCAGCACGACTCCAAGTTCTCATTCAG TGATGCAAAGAAGAAGCTGCGGTTGGCGTTGTGCTCCGCAGACTCGGTGGCTCTGCCCATCATGGCTCCTGCAACCACACGAAACGGGCTGCCCGACCACATGGACTCTGAAG ACAATGAGATCGTCTGCTTCCTGAAGGTTCAGCTAGCAGAGGCCATCAACCTCCAGGATAAGAACCAGATGGCCCAGATCCAGGAGACCACGCGCTGCGTCAGCCGCTTCGACGCGCGCAcctgcaggaagctgctggCTGCCATCGCTGAGGATTACAG AAAGCGGGCGCCGTACATAGCTTATCTCACCAGATGTCGTCAGGGCCTGCAGACCTCTCAGGCCCATCTGGAGAGGCTCCTCCAGAGGGTGCTGAGAGACAAGGAGGTGGCGAACCGCTACTTCACCACGGTCTGCGTCCGGCTGCTTCTCGAACACATGGAGTCCAGGATGCTCGACTTCATCAAAG cgtTCCAGGGCTGCACAGCAGCCGATGACAAGACAGCCGCAGTGGAGGATTTTCTGCGCTACCTGTATGGCGCCATGGCCCGTGATGCCATTTGGCAGTATGCGAGCGAGGACCAGCTGCAGGACGCCCAGATGGCGATCGAGCGCAGCGTTATGAACCGCATCTTCAAACTGGCCTTCTACCCCAACCAGGATGGAGATATTCTCAGAGACCA GCTTTTCCACGAGCACATCCAGCGGCTCTCAAAAGTAGTGACGGCCAATCACAAAGCTCTTCAGGTCCCAGAG GTGTACCTGAAGGAGGCCCCCTGGCCCTCTGCCCAGTCTGAGATCAGGACCATCAACGCCTACAAGACGCCGCGAGACAAAGTCCAGTGCATACTGCGCATGTGCTCCACCATCATGAACCTCCTCAGCCTGGCCAACGAAGACTCCGTCCCTGGAGCGGACGACTTTGTCCCCGTGCTCGTCTTTGTCCTCATCAGG GCAAACCCGCCCTGCCTGCTGTCCACCGTTCAGTACATCAATAATTTCTATGCCAGCCGGCTGAGTGGGGAGGAGTGCTATTGGTGGATGCAGTTCACCGCGGCGCTGGAATTCATTAAGACCATCGACGATCGCAAGTGA